In Dama dama isolate Ldn47 chromosome X, ASM3311817v1, whole genome shotgun sequence, one genomic interval encodes:
- the ATP1B4 gene encoding protein ATP1B4 — protein sequence MRRQLRSRRAPTLPYGYRYRLDDQDEVNQNYLADEEEEAEEEARVMVVPDLEEEEEEEEEKEEDEKEEEESHSQETDSAWWRKLQIVNEYLWDPEKRTSLARTGLILVIYFFFYASLAAVITLCMYTLFLTISPYMPTFTERVKPPGVMIRPFAHSLNFNFNVSEPDTWQHYVISLNGFLQGYNDSLQEEMNVDCPPGQYFIQDGDEDEDKKACQFKRSFLKNCSGLEDPTFGYSTGQPCILLKMNRIVGFRPERGDPVKVSCKVQRGDENDIRSINYYPESASFDLRYYPYYGKLTHVNYTSPLVAMHFTDVVKNQAVPVQCQLKGKGIINDVINDRFVGRVIFTLNIET from the exons ATGAGAAGGCAGCTCCGGTCCAGAAGGGCTCCGACCTTGCCTTACGGTTATCGCTACAGACTT GATGATCAGGATGAAGTGAACCAGAACTACTTAGCAGATgaagaggaagaagcagaagAGGAGGCTAGGGTGATGGTGGTACCTgatttggaggaggaggaggaagaagaggaggagaaagaagaggatgaaaaggaggaggaagagagtcaCAGTCAGGAAACCGACAGTGCCTGGTGGCGGAAACTGCAGATTGTGAATGAATACCTGTGGGATCCGGAGAAAAGGACGTCTCTGGCCCGAACAG GCCTGATCTTAGTCATTTACTTCTTCTTCTATGCCTCCCTGGCTGCTGTGATCACTCTCTGCATGTACACGCTATTTCTGACCATCAGTCCTTACATGCCGACCTTCACTGAGAGGGTGAAGCCTCCTG GAGTTATGATCAGACCCTTCGCCCATAGCCTTAACTTCAACTTCAACGTTTCTGAACCTGACACTTGGCAGCATTATGTGATTAGTCTAAATGGGTTTCTCCAGG GTTACAATGACAGTCTTCAAGAGGAAATGAATGTAGACTGTCCCCCCGGCCAGTACTTCATCCAAGACGGTGATGAGGATGAAGACAAGAAGGCCTGCCAATTTAAGCGCTCCTTCCTGAAGAACTGCTCTGGCCTGGAAGACCCAACTTTTGGCTACTCTACTGGACAGCCTTGCATCCTTCTAAAGATGAACCGG atTGTTGGCTTTCGTCCTGAGCGTGGAGACCCTGTGAAGGTTTCCTGCAAAGTTCAG AGAGGTGATGAAAACGACATCCGATCCATCAATTACTACCCAGAGTCGGCTTCTTTTGACCTCCGCTACTACCCTTACTATGGCAAACTGACTCAT GTTAACTACACCTCCCCGCTGGTGGCGATGCACTTCACAGATGTAGTGAAGAACCAAGCGGTGCCCGTGCAGTGCCAGCTGAAGGGCAAGGGCATCATAAATGACGTCATCAATGATCGTTTTGTGGGTAGGGTAATCTTTACTCTAAACATAGAAACCTAA